From Penicillium psychrofluorescens genome assembly, chromosome: 6, one genomic window encodes:
- a CDS encoding uncharacterized protein (ID:PFLUO_009559-T1.cds;~source:funannotate) has translation MGESAANCVTPSLLRLAASRLKQISQGELSAEVRQKASLCLIDFLGAAQIGLLNPLTTSILDFSALHAGKPEAYVFGRDSAICAETAAFANSILAHSAARDDMHLESCAHLGSMVVSAALALAQRDGWSGEQLLRGLVGGYEMGGFLGAAIRASGTFNTHFRASGLIGAFAATAAAATATSADEETAISALSLAVNMAAGINEWAWAGGREIFIHNGIASRAGITSFDLARSGIKASDTVLEGKDGFFKALSAGDGAANVFKGLVETSPVGMCILQVRFKPAACCNFAQTSSSIAVNISRARSRALDVDDVDAVKITVTTTAIAYPGCDNAGPLESPSQGKLSIQFGVCTALMHKSLDEESLMSIHDPKVAALMKKCTLLTSPENDASYAKGLQPANVEVALKDGTVLRESAPDVPWLDGPEVTARFLQEIAPMAPGQKGERMLKLCQKFQSADIIKKLFGS, from the exons ATGGGAGAGTCAGCCGCCAACTGCGTGACACCAAGCCTGCTGCGTCTTGCCGCGTCTCGCTTGAAGCAGATATCGCAGGGAGAGCTGTCCGCGGAGGTACGGCAGAAGGCATCCCTATGCCTCATTGACTTCCTGGGCGCCGCGCAGATTGGCCTGCTGAACCCGCTGACTACCAGCATCCTCGACTTTTCGGCGCTCCACGCCGGCAAGCCCGAAGCGTATGTCTTTGGCCGCGACTCGGCTATCTGCGCCGAGACAGCTGCGTTCGCCAACTCTATTCTGGCCCATAG CGCAGCTCGAGACGACATGCATCTCGAATCATGCGCTCACTTAGGGTCTATGGTGGTCTCTGCAGCTCTGGCCCTCGCACAGCGCGACGGCTGGTCTGGTGAGCAGCTGCTTAGGGGTCTCGTGGGTGGCTATGAGATGGGAGGCTTCCTAGGGGCGGCAATTCGGGCCAGTGGGACCTTCAACACACACTTCCGTGCCAGCGGGCTTATCGGCGCCTTCGCGGCCACGGCGGCAGCCGCAACAGCCACCTCCGCCGATGAGGAGACCGCTATCAGTGCGCTGTCGCTGGCCGTCAACATGGCGGCCGGAATCAACGAGTGGGCGTGGGCGGGCGGACGAGAGATCTTCATTCACAACGGCATCGCCAGCCGTGCAGGCATCACTAGCTTCGACCTGGCCCGCAGCGGCATCAAGGCCAGTGACACGGTGCTAGAGGGCAAGGACGGCTTCTTCAAGGCCCTCAGCGCCGGGGACGGTGCGGCCAATGTCTTCAAGGGTCTGGTCGAGACGTCGCCCGTCGGCATGTGCATCCTCCAAGTCCGCTTCAAGCCCGCCGCCTGCTGCAACTTCGCCCAGACATCGTCTTCTATCGCCGTGAATATTTCCCGTGCTCGCTCCCGCGCGCTGGACGTTGACGACGTGGACGCGGTCAAGATCACAGTCACAACGACGGCCATCGCTTACCCGGGCTGTGACAACGCCGGCCCCCTCGAGAGCCCTTCCCAAGGCAAGCTGAGCATCCAGTTCGGCGTATGCACGGCGCTCATGCACAAGTCGTTGGACGAGGAATCGCTGATGTCGATCCATGACCCCAAGGTGGCGGCGCTCATGAAGAAATGCACCCTTCTGACCTCTCCGGAAAACGACGCCAGCTATGCCAAGGGCCTCCAGCCCGCCAATGTCGAAGTCGCCCTTAAGGACGGCACCGTGCTTCGGGAATCTGCGCCTGACGTGCCCTGGCTAGACGGTCCGGAGGTGACGGCGCGCTTCCTGCAGGAAATTGCTCCAATGGCGCCTGGGCAGAAGGGTGAGAGGATGTTAAAGCTGTGCCAGAAGTTTCAGAGTGCCGATATTATTAAAAAGCTCTTTGGCAGCTGA
- a CDS encoding uncharacterized protein (ID:PFLUO_009560-T1.cds;~source:funannotate) produces the protein MSAQQTRTSPPNNAASRPRACKECRQQKLKCDAHLDYSKPCSRCRALGIDCVFTANFKRRKFRPKAEMQREIDCLQEFQKEAASVQQPEYLTPPSIPMPPQANARQRQAISTSSVANHYPSSAAVSVAASSYLHTSPLSVEMPPTASLSKVPTDAFCPTLDGFMVEPRKLDDCFSLYFKHYHPILPILDPQCGCGEYYKNSCMLYWTIIVTGSRRYHLDPTLLEVLAPKVAAMAAMAMTRPSEYTATISGLLILCAWPLPIENSADDPSSVYSGIVLQLCLQNGLHMRSKRQDFSQSLLLTDTNEEIFRERLWAWCKVVCRCVNIYSGVPPHVFEDAWDRDELDSSDPTLYWMQRLESAMSRALSTLMQRKYDRENAEMPTWLPTMIKHFDEEINVIKLKSLPHLSSIWFTATRLHLGAYYFFSPPRNANLTPLIEVYYIACSFIETVQIQDRQDDYALYLSEQFYRTLSLAAITILRTCRSPELKFTVDRLLGEQAYFAAIQILKKRFLKNNDLNVQMATILSQLWQSQRVFRQQDGSYDSLNVRIRTRGEMGIVYDCLWYWRQEFHGEPNPYVEVGNSNNNHKFAVGSFSSVTSKTSPSQGVVAVQPSLEQQLQQQQEDADSTEQQQFPRLDGNSFLTLADDDGFFSEWNWSVDGYFSQGPTDQLSGIPFSHNGQPR, from the exons ATGTCGGCTCAGCAGACCAGAACGAGCCCGCCCAACAATGCCGCGTCAAGGCCCAGAGCCTGCAAGGAGTGCCGGCAGCAGAAG CTGAAATGCGATGCGCACCTGGACTACTCAAAACCCTGCTCGAGATGCCGAGCATTAGGGATTGATTGCGTGTTCACAGCCAACTTCAAAAGACGCAAATTTCGACC CAAGGCGGAGATGCAGCGCGAGATCGACTGCTTGCAAGAGTtccagaaagaagcagccAGCGTGCAACAGCCGGAATACTTGACACCCCCTTCGATCCCCATGCCCCCGCAAGCCAACGCGAGGCAGAGACAGGCCATATCGACATCTTCCGTCGCCAACCACTACCCGTCCTCGGCCGCTGTGTCCGTCGCTGCGTCCTCCTACCTGCACACCTCGCCGCTCTCTGTCGAGATGCCTCCAACGGCGTCACTGTCCAAGGTCCCGACCGACGCCTTCTGCCCGACCTTGGACGGATTCATGGTTGAACCGCGGAAGCTCGACGACTGCTTTTCCTT GTACTTCAAACACTACCACCCAATCCTGCCCATATTGGACCCCCAATGCGGATGCGGTGAATACTACAAGAACTCTTGCATGCTGTACTGGACGATCATCGTCACGGGCTCAAGGCGATACCACCTAGACCCAACGCTACTAGAGGTTCTAGCCCCCAAGGtcgccgccatggcagctATGGCCATGACCCGGCCGTCCGAGTACACGGCGACAATATCGGGGTTGCTGATCCTTTGCGCCTGGCCGCTACCGATAGAGAACTCGGCTGACGATCCGTCGTCTGTCTACTCGGGAATCGTCCTCCAGCTCTGTCTGCAGAACGGCCTGCACATGCGCAGCAAGCGACAGGACTTCTCACAGAGCCTCTTGCTGACGGATACCAACGAGGAGATCTTCCGAGAGCGACTATGGGCATGGTGCAAGGTCGTTTGCCGCTG TGTCAACATATACAGCGGTGTCCCGCCTCATGTGTTCGAGGACGCTTGGGACAGGGATGAGCTCGACAGCTCAGATCCCACGCTCTACTGGATGCAGCGGCTCGAGAGTGCCATGTCGCGGGCACTGAGCACCTTAATGCAGAGGAAATACGACAGGGAGAATGCCGAGATGCCAACCTGGCTTCCTACCATGATCAAGCACTTCGACGAAGAGATCAACGTGATCAAGCTCAAGTCGCTGCCCCATCTCT CCAGCATATGGTTCACAGCCACGCGCCTTCACCTAGGAGCGTATTACTTCTTCAGCCCCCCACGGAATGCGAATTTAACCCCACTAATCGAGGTCTATTATATTGCCTGCTCCTTTATCGAAACAGTGCAGATACAAGATCGGCAAGATGATTATGCGCTATACCTATCAGAGCAGTTCTACCGGACACTGTCCCTCGCAGCCATCACGATCCTGCGCACCTGCCGTAGTCCCGAGCTGAAATTTACGGTAGATCGTCTGCTCGGCGAGCAGGCCTACTTCGCAGCAATCCAGATACTAAAGAAGAGGTTCCTAAAGAATAATGACCTGAATGTGCAGATGGCGACCATCCTTTCCCAGTTGTGGCAGAGCCAACGCGTCTTTCGACAGCAAGATGGCTCCTATGATAGCTTGAATGTTCGGATTCGCACCAGAGGT GAAATGGGCATAGTCTATGACTGCCTCTGGTATTGGAGGCAGGAGTTTCACGGAGAGCCAAATCCATACGTGGAAGTTGGCAACAGCAATAATAACCATAAATTTGCAGTTGGGTCTTTTTCCTCGGTCACCTCGAAGACTTCACCTTCCCAAGGAGTTGTCGCCGTGCAGCCAAGTCTCGAACAGCAGctgcaacaacagcaagaGGACGCCGATTCGACGGAACAACAGCAGTTTCCTAGGCTTGACGGCAATTCCTTCCTGAccttggccgacgacgacggctTCTTCTCTGAGTGGAACTGGTCGGTGGATGGCTACTTTTCCCAGGGACCGACAGATCAATTGAGCGGGATTCCGTTCAGCCACAATGGACAGCCCCGTTGA
- a CDS encoding uncharacterized protein (ID:PFLUO_009561-T1.cds;~source:funannotate), with amino-acid sequence MASRTSAWVLREQGRINSLELIQDHALRELGEHDVLVKLYAASLNYREIVIAKGEPALPFFRPGVVPGSDGAGVVEAVGSNVRAFKVGDRVCTHLTSQMPAADPPTMHEVCRGLGQKVDGTLRSHGVFHDTELVAMPAGLTFLEASTLTCSGLTAWNALFGVRGYVPGSGDVVLVQGTGGVSIAALQFALAAGSTVIATTSSDAKMEKLKALGAQHVINYRADPKWGETAKSLSSDGKGVNVVVDVGGLSTLSQSFNAVRIDGMVAVTGLLGGSNGQDAVPTMMDCLYKVCTARGIVLGTRDQFREMNAFVEEKGIRPVVDEKVFGFHEAREAYEYLQQQHHFSKVCIQLQGAE; translated from the exons ATGGCATCCCGTACCTCAGCGTGGGTCCTGCGCGAACAGGGAAGAATCAACAGCCTCGAGCTCATCCAAGACCACGCGCTCCGGGAGCTAGGCGAGCATGATGTGTTGGTCAAGCTGTATGCAGCGTCCCTGAACTATCGAGAAATCGTCATTGCCAAA GGCGAACCTGCGCTCCCCTTCTTCAGACCTGGTGTCGTTCCCGGCTCTGACGGCGCAGGAGTAGTCGAGGCCGTCGGGTCAAATGTCCGCGCCTTCAAGGTTGGTGATCGTGTCTGCACGCATCTCACGTCACAAATGCCCGCGGCGGACCCGCCGACTATGCACGAAGTCTGTCGAGGCCTCGGTCAGAAAGTGGATGGAACACTACGCTCACACGGTGTATTCCACGATACGGAATTGGTGGCCATGCCCGCTGGGCTTACTTTTCTGGAGGCATCCACGCTGACCTGCTCCGGACTCACGGCGTGGAATGCATTGTTTGGTGTGCGTGGATACGTGCCCGGGAGTGGAGATGTTGTGCTTGTCCAGGGCACGGGCGGAGTATCCATTGCGGCACTGCAG tttgcccttgccgccggTAGCACGGTCATTGCAACAACCAGTTCAGACGCCAAAATGGAGAAACTGAAAGCGCTCGGTGCCCAGCATGTTATCAACTACCGCGCCGACCCTAAATGGGGCGAGACGGCAAAATCGCTATCTTCAGATGGAAAAGGAGTAAATGTCGTTGTCGATGTCGGTGGGCTGTCTACGCTTTCACAGTCCTTTAACGCCGTCCGCATAGATGGCATGGTTGCCGTGACCGGATTACTGGGCGGTTCTAATGGCCAAGATGCTGTGCCAACCATGATGGATTGTCTTTATAAGGTGTGCACAGCGCGGGGTATAGTGCTTGGAACGAGGGACCAGTTTCGCGAGATGAATGCTTTCGttgaggagaagggaatCAGGCCCGTTGTTGATGAGAAAGTATTTGGATTTCATGAAGCCAGGGAGGCGTATGAGTATTtgcagcaacagcaccaTTTCTCCAAAGTCTGTATTCAGCTACAGGGTGCGGAATAG
- a CDS encoding uncharacterized protein (ID:PFLUO_009562-T1.cds;~source:funannotate), which produces MTSLHPLDPITPGEIQLAVRILESAFPGVKLRYKRIDLQEPAKNEVVPYLEAERRGEVRPRKPARLLAAMFHRLDNGSFYKALLNADTKSVVSAKEMPKGVQGPVDVDEMIEMEQVCLNHPAVKAEIEKLNLPAGMTVCLDPWIYGTDDPNETRRLVQCYMYIVAHDHPQNNHYSLPCKFSPVFDGITQQLVRMDYLPGGGDSQTTETQPWNQVSTVQYAHDLLDEPLRTDLKPYIVQQPEGASFTVVGNAVQWQKWRFRVGFNNREGLVLHNVTYDGRNTFYRLSVSEMTVPYGDPRAPYHRKQAFDVGDVGFGITANQLSLGCDCLGHIKYFDGYRCDSQGTPIQLNNVICMHEQDNGLQHKHTNYRSGAATVVRNRQLVIQMICTVANYEYIFAFILDQAANIELEVRATGILSTVAFDNQNGQTVPWGTNVGPGVMAPSHQHLFSFRIDPAVDGFRNTVYYEDSVPMPEDDQNPWLVGYTTEQNVIKTSGSASTSVERHRVFKFRNDSITNPITHKPIAYKLHAMPSQMLLAHPKSFGSRRARFATRPIWVTKYQDGELYAGGEFTNQSKDSNGVEVWAGRNDPVENEDVVLWHTFGLTHNPRIEDFPVMPMERVSVMLRPDGFFTKNPALDVPPSAQSFNQSTLHPEPACCAGSQDKHQVKL; this is translated from the exons ATGACTAGCCTTCACCCCCTTGACCCCATCACCCCCGGTGAGATCCAGTTAGCTGTGCGTATCCTGGAGTCAGCCTTTCCGGGAGTCAAACTGCGTTACAAGCGCATTGATCTTCAGGAACCCGCCAAGAATGAAGTGGTTCCGTACCTAGAGGCCGAGCGGCGGGGGGAGGTGCGCCCGCGCAAGCCCGCCCGCCTGCTGGCGGCCATGTTCCACCGCCTGGACAATGGTTCGTTCTATAAGGCACTGCTGAATGCAGACACCAAGTCCGTTGTGTCCGCGAAGGAAATGCCCAAGGGCGTCCAG GGCccggtcgatgtcgatgaaATGATTGAGATGGAACAGGTGTGCCTGAACCACCCGGCTGTcaaggccgagatcgagaagcttAACCTGCCCGCGGGTATGACGGTCTGCTTGGATCCATGGATCTACGGCACGGATGACCCCAATGAAACCCGTCGACTGGTTCAGTGCTACATGTACATTGTAGCGCACGATCACCCGCAGAATAACCACTATTCGCTGCCTTGCAAATTCTCCCCCGTGTTTGATGGGATCACGCAGCAGCTGGTGCGCATGGACTACCTGCCTGGTGGCGGAGACTCTCAAACCACCGAGACACAGCCCTGGAACCAAGTTTCCACCGTCCAGTATGCTCACGATCTGCTGGATGAGCCGCTGCGCACCGACCTTAAGCCATATATTGTTCAGCAGCCCGAGGGGGCATCGTTCACTGTCGTCGGGAATGCCGTACAATGGCAGAAGTGGCGATTCCGGGTCGGCTTCAATAATCGTGAGGGCTTGGTGTTGCACAATGTGACATATGACGGGCGCAATACTTTCTACCGTCTGTCTGTGTCAGAAATGACCGTTCCCTACGGAG ATCCTCGTGCGCCTTATCACCGTAAGCAGGCGTTCGAC GTTGGCGATGTCGGTTTCGGGATTACTGCCAACCAGCTGAGCCTGGGCTGTGATTGTCTCGGCCATATAAAGTACTTTGATGGATACCGCTGCGATTCCCAGGGTACTCCCATTCAACTTAATAACGTCATTTGCATGCACGAGCAGGACAATGGCTTGCAGCACAAGCATACCAACTACCGCAGCGGCGCAGCTACCGTCGTACGCAACCGCCAGCTTGTAATCCAAATGATTTGCACTGTCGCCAACTACGAATACATTTTCGCGttcatcctcgaccaggcGGCGAACATTGAGTTGGAGGTTCGTGCAACCGGAATCCTGTCAACCGTGGCTTTTGACAACCAGAACGGCCAGACAGTGCCATGGGGCACCAATGTCGGGCCAGGCGTGATGGCTCCATCCCACCAGCACCTGTTCTCGTTCCGGATAGATCCTGCAGTTGACGGGTTCAGAAATACGGTCTATTATGAAGACAGTGTGCCCATGCCCGAGGATGACCAGAACCCATGGTTGGTTGGATACACAACGGAACAGAACGTGATCAAGACCAGCGGCAGCGCATCGACGAGCGTGGAGCGCCACCGTGTGTTCAAGTTCCGCAACGACAGTATCACCAACCCCATCACCCATAAGCCCATTGCATACAAGTTGCACGCCATGCCGAGCCAGATGTTGCTCGCACACCCGAAATCGTTCGGAAGTCGACGGGCTCGATTTGCGACGCGGCCTATCTGGGTAACCAAATACCAGGACGGCGAGCTGTATGCTGGCGGCGAATTCACGAACCAGTCCAAGGATTCGAATGGGGTGGAGGTCTGGGCTGGTCGAAACGACCCGGTAGAGAATGAAGATGTCGTACTTTGGCATA CCTTCGGTCTTACCCATAACCCTCGCATTGAAGACTTCCCCGTCATGCCGATGGAGCGGGTTAGCGTGATGCTCAGGCCGGATGGCTTCTTCACCAAAAATCCCGCGTTGGATGTCCCGCCCTCGGCGCAGTCTTTCAACCAGTCGACTCTGCACCCTGAACCAGCTTGCTGTGCAGGATCTCAGGACAAGCACCAGGTCAAGCTGTAA
- a CDS encoding uncharacterized protein (ID:PFLUO_009563-T1.cds;~source:funannotate) encodes MLSSSGLLLLVLGAGSALAGMHDHRAHAHHKRHVNTIARPVVTVVESRTLTTTIFDNCATTHTVLTATTVFGDHPLATAPQLNTEETTTVLLTTTVTRTATNFVKVTAAPTHTTESMPEDPTVDKPNAVMNLVKHIQPALPQLPKLPTLPNLPQLLHDIPLDTTSKPKRPNHVDWTSIPAHGAFSTKGFGGRTAPQDTNIQYRGNVGKPWGSNIIGVSAKEAHLYKYVVRFSGPETEPWTITVWNKVGPTGKMDGWYGHAALTFVLHPHEVRYVAFDEDSEGGWAAGPGEDGLPTDTWGGYTTTWGEFSFGDVENGGWSGWDVSAIQAQLAGQHVQGMRLCLADGTGCSIVGRDANRVVNAYTDSKRHRNGIGGATVPGPVRLSARIDYQG; translated from the coding sequence ATGTTGAGCTCATCTGGATTATTGCTTCTGGTGCTCGGTGCTGGGTCTGCTCTGGCTGGGATGCATGACCATCGAGCTCACGCGCACCACAAGCGTCACGTCAACACGATAGCGCGGCCAGTTGTCACTGTAGTCGAGTCCCGCACCCTCACCACGACGATATTCGACAACTGTGCTACAACTCACACCGTCCTCACCGCGACCACTGTTTTTGGAGATCACCCACTCGCAACTGCTCCTCAACTGAACACAGAGGAGACTACCACCGTGCTACTGACGACCACTGTGACCAGAACGGCCACAAATTTTGTGAAGGTCACTGCTGCGCCTACCCACACGACCGAGTCCATGCCGGAAGACCCCACCGTGGACAAACCAAATGCCGTGATGAATCTGGTAAAGCACATCCAACCGGCGCTCCCACAGCTGCCGAAACTGCCCACGTTGCCCAACCTGCCGCAGCTACTCCACGACATACCACTTGACACGACCAGTAAGCCGAAACGCCCGAACCATGTGGACTGGACTTCAATCCCTGCCCACGGGGCATTTTCAACAAAGGGATTTGGTGGGCGCACAGCCCCTCAAGACACCAACATCCAATACCGTGGGAACGTCGGCAAACCTTGGGGATCAAATATCATTGGGGTCAGTGCAAAGGAGGCGCACTTGTACAAATACGTTGTGCGGTTCAGCGGTCCCGAAACCGAACCTTGGACCATCACAGTGTGGAACAAAGTCGGCCCAACGGGCAAGATGGACGGGTGGTACGGGCACGCAGCGTTGACATTTGTGCTTCACCCGCACGAGGTGCGCTATGTCGCGTTTGACGAAGACTCCGAGGGAGGCTGGGCCGCAGGGCCTGGTGAGGATGGCCTGCCCACTGACACCTGGGGCGGGTACACGACGACCTGGGGCGAGTTCTCCTTTGGCGATGTCGAGAATGGCGGCTGGTCGGGCTGGGATGTTTCGGCTATCCAGGCCCAGCTCGCCGGGCAGCATGTACAGGGCATGCGGCTCTGCTTGGCTGATGGGACGGGGTGCTCGATTGTTGGACGGGACGCGAATAGAGTCGTCAATGCGTACACAGATTCCAAGCGCCACCGCAATGGCATTGGCGGTGCTACTGTGCCAGGCCCGGTGCGTTTATCGGCGCGCATTGATTACCAGGGGTGA
- a CDS encoding uncharacterized protein (ID:PFLUO_009564-T1.cds;~source:funannotate): MAPPTATETVTNTVTMQAPESSQTAGVETAKVKMAMPSLPTFKDKMEERQFLKGRLAAAFRIFGKYGYDEGVAGHITLRDPVDPSTFWVNPFGTAFSHINASDLIQVDHHGKVIDGGPNRMLNAAAFMIHSAIHAARPDVLCAAHSHSIYGRAFCSLGRPLDIITQDACAFYNGRIIANVSSKPKDHVVYKQFNGVVLAEEEGKNIAEELGNKKAALLQNHGLLTVGRSIEETVFWFVSLEKCCHAQLLADAAASGRGGETIKIDDADAAFTYKAVGTPKAGWFSAKPLFDVIHRETKGEYLH; encoded by the exons ATGGCTCCCCCAACCGCCACCGAAACTGTCACCAATACGGTCACGATGCAGGCGCCAGAGTCATCGCAGACTGCCGGGGTCGAGACGGCCAAGGTGAAAATGGCGATGCCGTCGTTGCCCACCTTTAAGGATAAGATGGAGGAGCGTCAATTTCTCAAGGGCCGCCTGGCGGCCGCATTTCGCATCTTCGGGAAGTACGGGTATGATGAGG GTGTCGCCGGACACATTACCTTGCGTGACCCTGTAGACCCAAGTACTTTCTGGGTCAATCCATTTGGCACTGCG TTCTCCCATATCAACGCCTCGGATCTGATCCAGGTAGACCACCACGGAAAGGTCATCGACGGCGGTCCGAACCGGATGCTCAACGCCGCGGCATTCATGATCCACTCGGCAATTCATGCCGCACGCCCGGATGTGCTGTGCGCCGCTCATAGCCACAGTATCTATGGACGGGCGTTCTGCTCGCTAGGACGACCCCTGGATATCATCACTCAGGATGCCTGTGCGTTCTACAAT GGTCGAATTATCGCTAATGTCAGTTCCAAACCAAAGGACCACGTGGTATACAAGCAGTTCAAcggcgtcgtcctcgccgaagaagaaggcaagaaCATCGCAGAGGAGCTAGGAAATAAGAAAGCTGCTCTTCTGCAGAACCACGGCCTTCTTACTGTTGGCCGCTCCATTGAGGAGACCGTATTCTGGTTCGTCAGCCTGGAGAAATGTTGCCATgcgcagctgctggccgaTGCGGCGGCCTCGGGCCGTGGTGGAGAGACGATCAAGATTGATGACGCCGATGCCGCATTTACCTACAAGGCCGTCGGCACACCCAAGGCTGGATGGTTCAGTGCCAAACCGCTGTTTGATGTGATCCACCGAGAGACCAAGGGAGAGTACCTGCACTAA